From one Triticum urartu cultivar G1812 chromosome 3, Tu2.1, whole genome shotgun sequence genomic stretch:
- the LOC125546045 gene encoding probable calcium-binding protein CML10, producing MGKMKMPALFRRRSSSKSRSASPPTTPPREEQQEESRQAIGSPARSPEEEMERVFRKFDANGDGRISRPELAALFESLGHAATEDELTRMMAEADADGDGFISLEEFAALNATAPGDDEEDLRLAFKVFDADGSGDISAAELARVLHGLGEKATVQQCRRMIEGVDKNGDGLISFDEFKVMMAAGFAAKMA from the coding sequence ATGggcaagatgaagatgccggccCTGTTCCGCCGCCGCTCCTCCTCCAAGTCGCGCTCCGCGTCGCCGCCGACGACTCCTCCCCGGGAGGAGCAGCAGGAGGAGAGCCGGCAGGCCATCGGGTCCCCGGCGcggtcgccggaggaggagatGGAGCGGGTCTTCCGCAAGTTCGACGCCAACGGCGACGGCCGGATCTCGCGGCCGGAGCTGGCCGCCCTCTTCGAGAGCCTGGGCCACGCGGCCACCGAGGACGAGCTGACCCGCATGATGGCTGAGGCGGACGCGGACGGCGACGGCTTCATCAGCCTGGAGGAGTTCGCGGCGCTCAACGCCACGGCGCCCGGCGACGACGAGGAGGACCTGCGGCTCGCCTTCAAGGTGTTCGACGCGGACGGCAGCGGCGACATCTCGGCCGCGGAGCTGGCGCGCGTGCTCCACGGCCTCGGCGAGAAGGCCACGGTGCAGCAGTGCCGGCGCATGATCGAGGGCGTCGACAAGAACGGCGACGGCCTCATCTCCTTCGACGAGTTCAAGGTCATGATGGCCGCCGGCTTCGCCGCCAAGATGGCCTGA
- the LOC125546046 gene encoding phytochromobilin:ferredoxin oxidoreductase, chloroplastic, with amino-acid sequence MPRTPQWTVATGLGGEGAEGMSGGGGAGVLGAGSSYQRFVRTALEQTRLRTALTPHPSQEKFRLIRANDDAAVLDALSFSAPKIRLLRSLTVEKKNSVQVLDFAAFSEPEYDLPIFCANAFTTPAQSIVVLDLNPLYDITEDKDYKDKYYRNLMPLMQKYSELLPWGGKITSESLRFFSPIVIWTIFEPTERNHHVLYSALMDYYKVWLQLTDQATEENDTTKVVRNREAQHRYLTWRAEKDPGFPLLKKLIGESHAKDLVTEFLFEGVYSLGSKSFLDYFPEYARDDGTVNKKRSMIGKSFEARPWDATGEFIGGKDAG; translated from the exons ATGCCTCGCACACCGCAGTGGACTGTAGCAACTGGGCTGGGAGGGGAAGGAGCAGAGGGGatgagcggcggcggcggcgccggagtGCTGGGCGCCGGCTCGTCGTACCAGAGGTTCGTCCGCACCGCGCTGGAGCAGACCCGCCTCCGCACCGCCCTCACACCCCACCCCTCGCAG GAAAAGTTCAGGCTCATACGAGCCAACGACGATGCTGCTGTTTTGGACGCTCTCTCCTTCAGTGCCCCCAAGATCAGACTGCTTCGCAGCTTGACAGTTGAGAAGAAAAACTCGGTTCAG GTTCTCGActttgctgctttctctgaaccTGAATACGATCTTCCTATATTTTGTGCCAACGCTTTTACGACTCCTGCACAGAGTATCGTTGTCTT GGACCTCAATCCGCTATACGATATAACTGAAGACAAGGATTACAAAGATAAATACTACAGGAATTTGATGCCCCTTATGCAGAAGTACAGTGAG CTTCTGCCATGGGGTGGCAAGATTACGAGCGAATCTCTGAGATTCTTCTCTCCAATCGTGATCTGGACTATATTTGAGCCCACTGAACGCAACCATCATGTTCTATATTCAGCTTTGATGGATTACTATAAG GTTTGGCTTCAGTTAACGGATCAAGCAACTGAAGAGAATGACACAACGAAAGTTGTTCGTAACAGAGAAGCGCAACATAGATATCTCACATGGAGGGCTGAAAAG GATCCTGGGTTTCCACTTCTGAAGAAGTTGATTGGTGAAAGCCATGCCAAG GATTTGGTGACGGAGTTCCTGTTCGAAGGAGTGTATTCTCTTGGAAGTAAATCTTTCCTGGACTATTTCCCCGAGTACGCGCGTGACGACGGGACAGTAAACAAGAAGAGGAGTATGATCGGGAAATCTTTCGAAGCTAGGCCTTGGGATGCTACCGGAGAATTCATTGGTGGCAAGGATGCAGGATGA